Proteins from one Impatiens glandulifera chromosome 2, dImpGla2.1, whole genome shotgun sequence genomic window:
- the LOC124924634 gene encoding keratin, type I cytoskeletal 9-like, producing MEEKELEEEDQNKYDGESGEDEPKQSIQVHTNFSPIQTMAAYSQNNSSNEGSSVDGTKLMNSMSTLLTMLQSNVAVMQFNMSKFMKAQKEDKKNFDDLVKTHKELELTLKKNTYEVEDSNTNFGRFEKKLFNRQSEMMSLERQINLDNQREVMEAMGLIQNQLDKIQGSMRRTYAERLEYADSIARKFQAEENAKDDAEKEQNTITQGNDVRDRRGDGVTTGTRSKRMPTNDENPRPTKRGGGRSGGDHGSQSSGDRGGRSSGGDRGGRSSGGDRGGRSTGSDRGVELAEVVVVDAVFLRSRTC from the coding sequence ATGGAAGAGAAggagttggaagaagaagatcaaaataaatatgatgGTGAATCAGGGGAGGATGAACCTAAGCAGTCCATACAAGTTCATACCAACTTCAGTCCAATTCAGACCATGGCAGCATATTCGCAAAATaattcatctaatgaaggatcTTCAGTTGACGGAACAAAGCTCATGAATTCGATGTCAACCTTGTTAACAATGCTTCAGAGTAATGTGGCAGTTATGCAattcaacatgtcaaaatttATGAAAGCCCAGaaggaagacaagaagaacTTTGATGATCTTGTCAAAACCCATAAAGAGTTGGAGCTAACATTGAAGAAAAACACATATGAGGTTGAAGACTCCAATACGAATTTTGGAAGGTTTGAAAAGAAACTCTTCAATCGACAATCCGAAATGATGAGCCTTGAAAGACAGATCAATCTTGATAATCAAAGAGAGGTTATGGAAGCAATGGGCTTGATTCAGAATCAGCTGGATAAAATTCAAGGCAGCATGAGAAGAACATATGCTGAAAGACTGGAGTATGCTGACTCTATCgcaaggaaatttcaagctGAAGAGAATGCGAAAGATGATGCTGAGAAAGAGCAGAATACCATTACTCAAGGCAATGATGTTAGAGACAGAAGAGGTGACGGTGTAACAACCGGAACCAGATCTAAGCGAATGCCAACAAATGATGAAAACCcaaggccaactaaaagaggcggaggtcgaagtggtggtgaTCACGGAAGCCAAAGCAGCGGTGATCGCGGAGGTCGAAGCAGTGGTGGTGATCGCGGAGGTCGAAGCAGTGGTGGTGATCGCGGGGGTCGAAGTACTGGAAGCGATCGTGGAGTCGAACTGGCGGAAGTGGTCGTGGTGGACGCGGTCTTCCTCCGTTCCAGAACCTGCTGA